The following are from one region of the Vitis riparia cultivar Riparia Gloire de Montpellier isolate 1030 chromosome 14, EGFV_Vit.rip_1.0, whole genome shotgun sequence genome:
- the LOC117930003 gene encoding zinc finger protein 91-like, whose amino-acid sequence MENNQEQKHECKVCKKRFFSGRSLGGHMRCHMAMNPAPRDENPIESDIGFEDGGDGDGGGQTGYGLRENPKKSWRLSGSNQTAPKQEEEQEREQYHICKVCGKGFNSSRALFGHMRHHSRQENLCRECGKGFSSLRALSGHMRCHSERFRAVDESRTSCQSQDETSCPTRRKRSQRYKMTSNPSFSNFNDSSSVTLSEPELEEGALCLMLLSRAVRSWEEFYSVSESSDNNSVIAEAKSSHQNTPIIKDEGENFVSDGRETSKMLKEKEKMLESCVLESGNVLFEKKTTETGSSDSGFVSHHETRVELEVCADDGLKKKLDVESQYELCDSEIEKKFHSEIKIKTTDVELGNIDLLTIGLQEANSEYVKHNSSKRAKCEPSEPDLEGNFCNKRSPAAQNKRIYKCSICSKIFQSHRVLGGHRMRCLASKSKSCGKSIQTNKILPDGKANSKLEKREYNENSIGQEAARVSGMNCELKRSKDYECEICFKVFASGQALGGHKRAHYAGSSETGEEGTTLVQQEHSDVSDIFDLNLPIAPEEGGANEHVGFKPWCFRGGHHEHESLVGVISN is encoded by the coding sequence ATGGAAAACAATCAAGAACAGAAGCACGAGTGCAAGGTCTGCAAGAAGAGGTTCTTCAGTGGAAGATCCTTGGGAGGTCATATGAGGTGCCATATGGCGATGAATCCAGCTCCGAGGGATGAGAATCCCATTGAAAGCGACATAGGTTTTGAAGatggtggtgatggtgatggCGGTGGTCAAACTGGTTATGGCCTAAGAGAAAACCCCAAGAAGTCATGGAGGCTTTCAGGATCAAACCAGACTGCTCCAAagcaagaagaagaacaagaacGAGAGCAATACCATATCTGTAAAGTATGTGGCAAAGGGTTTAACTCATCCAGAGCTCTCTTTGGTCACATGAGGCATCACTCTAGGCAAGAAAATCTCTGCAGAGAATGTGGAAAAGGGTTTAGTTCATTGAGAGCTTTGTCCGGTCATATGAGATGCCATTCTGAAAGATTTCGGGCAGTCGATGAATCGAGGACTAGTTGCCAATCCCAAGATGAGACTTCCTGCCCCACCAGGAGGAAGCGATCCCAGAGGTACAAGATGACTTCAAATCCTTCTTTCTCCAATTTCAATGATTCTTCATCTGTCACTCTGAGTGAGCCAGAACTAGAAGAAGGGGCTTTGTGTTTGATGTTGCTGTCTAGGGCTGTGAGGAGTTGGGAAGAGTTTTATTCTGTTTCTGAGTCTTCTGATAACAATTCTGTGATTGCTGAAGCTAAATCCTCTCATCAAAATACGCCAATTATAAAGGATGAGggtgaaaattttgtttctgatGGCCGTGAGACCTCAAAGatgttgaaagaaaaagagaagatgtTAGAGTCTTGTGTTCTGGAATCTGGGAATGTTTTGTTTGAGAAGAAAACAACTGAAACTGGCAGTTCTGATTCAGGGTTTGTAAGTCACCATGAAACGAGGGTTGAATTGGAAGTTTGTGCTGATGATGGCTTAAAGAAGAAATTGGATGTTGAATCCCAATATGAGTTGTGTGATAGTGAGATTGAGAAGAAATTTCATagtgaaatcaaaatcaagaccACCGATGTGGAATTAGGTAATATTGATCTGCTGACAATTGGGTTGCAGGAGGCTAATTCAGAATATGTGAAGCATAATTCAAGCAAGAGAGCCAAGTGTGAGCCTTCTGAACCtgatttggaaggaaatttCTGCAATAAAAGGAGCCCCGCTgctcaaaataaaagaatttacaagtgtaGCATCTGCAGCAAGATTTTCCAGTCCCATCGGGTGCTTGGAGGCCACAGGATGAGGTGCCTTGCATCAAAAAGCAAGAGCTGTGGAAAAAGCATCCAGACTAATAAGATTCTCCCTGATGGCAAAGCTAATTCCAAACTTGAAAAGCGTGAATACAATGAGAATTCAATTGGGCAGGAGGCAGCTAGAGTGAGTGGGATGAACTGTGAGTTAAAGAGAAGTAAGGATTATGAGTGTGAGATCTGCTTCAAGGTTTTTGCATCTGGACAAGCTTTGGGTGGTCACAAGAGGGCACATTATGCTGGGAGCTCTGAAACCGGAGAGGAAGGGACCACACTTGTACAGCAAGAGCATTCTGATGTTTCTGACATTTTTGATCTTAATCTCCCCATTGCTCCTGAAGAAGGGGGGGCCAATGAGCATGTTGGGTTCAAGCCATGGTGCTTTAGAGGAGGCCATCATGAGCATGAGTCACTGGTGGGTGTAATCTCTAACTGA